The genomic stretch aaaatatcataaaataaaaccCTATCAGACATCAGGACAGGATTATTAGAGTTCATTTCACAAAAATACTACTTCAATCATTTAATTGAATGTTATTTCTTTGTAAAAGTGTGTCCTACTAATTTCTGAGTCAAAATGGTTTCAAAATGAATCCTACAACAGTTGTTTGTATATCTCAGTGGGACAATGACCTAATGGTCCTCCGGATGTTTTGGGAATATGGCATCTAGGGGTCAAAAATCTTTAAATCAGCTTGAATATTTTGCCATTTTGTCATTATACTGATATTCTTAACTAAATTGCCTAAATGTAAGATTGAACGAAGCTGGTCACGTCAGGTTTGAGAAACTATATTGAGTTTTCACTGACTTGCTCAAGCTTGTGTTGTGTCTGTGTGAATCTAAGTAAGCAGTGAAGGAACAAGCTGATATCATTTCTGGCTTCGAGATGAAGGTCGTGTCTGTTTTGGAGTTACGCTGTTCCTATAGAGACTCAGAAACAGTTTGAGCTTCGAGTAAGCACCTGACCGGTTACAAGAGAGTTTTCTGCCTGCTGGTTCGGTCTAAACTCTTACTTCCTCCCATCAAACAGAACACAAGTATCTCTCTCTCAAAATCACAAAACCCtggcattcacaaaccactgtgtGGGAACTCTCACTTCAGGACCTTTCGGTTCTTGAAGTAATAGTTCACGCAGAAATGCCATGGTTTATTCACCCGTGCTGTTTCAAGTCTGTATGATCTTTGTAATCTGAAAAGTACAGCTGAACAGAAACTAAAAGTGCATGCTTGATGTGAAAAAACAAGCCTCACTGTCCTAGCATGTCACACGATCATGTTTGAGTGTTAGCATACATACCAAATATGCTAAGGACGTGTTCATCAATGTCTATATGTTGGGATCAAATTAAGTGAGCATGTCTGTTCAGAATATCTTCAGTTGTGTTTTAAAGATGGACAGaagggtttggaaggacatgcgGGTGACTCAATCATGACAAATAtttgggtgagctaacccttCAACTATGTTGTATGGAAAGTTGCAACATGTATAATCTGTGAAGCATCTCAtggaatatttaacattttttattgtattttaaccaaataaatacagccttcatGCGCATTGTAAGAGATCCTTTACAAAGACAACAGAAAATGATTCTAAACTTGACACGTACTGTATGAATCAAAAGATCTGCAGCGCTCTTAATTCAAATAACAGAGATTATCATTATAATACGTATAATCATGGGCTCTCGATGAGACAGGGAAATGTAAGACATGTGCACTGTGGGAGAGAAGAGGCAGATCTCAAGCGTTTGTAGAAGCCGGCCTGGGTCAGCCGTGAGAAGACCAAAGAAAACTTCCCTGATCCCAGAGAGGGAGAGTCAGAAGGTTATTCTGAACACATTCAGATGGCATCAGCGTGGGGATTACGACTGGACACGCTTCGCTGCACTCCTCGTCCATCTGGGTCACATCTCTGACAGACAGAGACATACCGAAAGCACTGCGGACAGACCGAAACTGACTGTTCCTTGGACTCATGAGGTCTGAGGAAACACCTGCTGAGCGATCTGCTGTCCCATGACCAGAGATCATTCATCTGTCCTTCATATCTCTGTAGACCCTTCTGAACCCCTCGGTCACGGAGACATCTGCTGCAGTATCTAAATATACAGGGAATAAGAGTATAGTCCTTCCCGTGGCAGCAGCTGTCATGACAGACTCGCACATGTCTAATCACACAGAACCGAAAACCACCGACTGCCAGTGGCATAAAGACATGCAGAGGCCAGAAACTAACAAACCAAGCCTAGCCCTCAAGCACAGCTCTACAAGACCAGCACAAAACCTCTCCTACAATTCAAACACAGCAGAGACCCAGCATTGCAGACATCGTGTTGTGTTTGGAGGCTTTACCTGTGAAAAGCTAAGAGAGAAACGCTCAGACAGGCTCACCGGAGAAtaacagtgctgtgtgtgtgtgtgtgtgtgtgtgtttagagagaGATGTCGGTTCCTGGGACACAAATTACAGAGTTTATCCATTCAGTCTGTATATTTCAGAGTTTAAATAAGATTATTTTTCCACTGCAGATTCAAATCTGTGAATAAGATGATGTAAAGTTTTCTTGTGGTTTTAAAGACTTTCACATTTGGGTGAAATTTGGAAATATATAATTAGCAAGCGTAACAGATGATTACAGAGGATTATTTTCTATGAGCATCCCAAAGGCCAAATATTTTGCCCAGAAGAAGTTATAGATCTACTAAACTAACAGGGAATATTCTCAGAGGTTTGgcaaaagttgtaaataaaaatgtgtccAGTAACACTAACAAAATGTTTGTCTCTAATAACTTGTTTTCAAATGGTATTTAAACATCGCTCGTGGCCTGTTTTTCCTGAAACGCTTTATTTGGATGTTCCTCTAACGTAACGTAACGTATTTAAATGTTTCAACTTACTAATGGTTTCAGAACGTTCAGAggacattcaaatgtaacattcccACAATGTTTGCGAAAAGATCAAATGGAATGCTGTCTTTATGTGATCTCTAACGTTCGCAAGAACCAAGAAAAAAGGTTTTAAACGTTTAAAAAAACTGGACGTTTTGAACGTGAAGATAACTTTAAGAAATACCGTTTTCCTAACATTACGGTAAAGTTAACGTAAAGTTCtcagaacatatttttgttagctgagCGCTTATCAGTCAGGATACATATTTTTTATCGGCTAATAAATGTTAGTATCACCCCGTTCCGATATTtgttattatgaataaataatggcAATAGTGCTTACCCTGATCCTTCATCACCTCCGACTCTCTTTTGCATCGAATCTGCTGATCTCCAGAGAGAGCCGCGCACTCACACCATTGATCACTAATCACAGACTGATTAATACAGCTCATACTCAGAAACACGCGCACGCGCCTTGACATGCACGCGTCTTCTGCATAGCAAACAAACACGTCAAAGTGTGAACTTTAACAGCTTCGTATTAGCCAAGCATTAGACTGTGATATGAAAAAAGCTAGCGGCTGTTGTTACACGCCCGcacgaacaaacacacacacacacacacacacacacacacacactcctctccgTCGGATGGGAGAGGTTTACTGATGACAGATGACCCTGGGCCTCAGTGCTCTGGTACAGATCTTTGCCACGAAATAAATACATaagtacattaataaattaataaaaggctcaaaatatttttttttaagttaaagttaCTGGATCCATTAAACACTAGATTTGCTGTAGGTTGCAATCCAGTATCCAGATCTGTTGCTTTTAGTGTAACATTATTCAtacaaaatgtatgtaaataatttTGAAGAGATTGGGTTTTAACATAATAAgtacatattttcaaaaacaCGCAATGACCTTGTTATACATTTGCGCCCCTTGCGACGATTGATGCATCCACTCCTTTGATCaatcagcaaaaaaataaaataaagttgacaaataacataaatattattGTTGAGAGAAAGAGGGGTAAAATATCAAATATGACTCCAGTTTGCCgctgtagcctatttattttttcagcCACTGTGAACTCTgtgaattatacatttaattgtgATATCCTTTCCAgaatttagttattattattattattattattattattattattattatctctaaaaataaacaaataaataattcatagaTGAATTAAACAGTATGTCTCGTAGTTCCCAGTTTATATCTCGCAAGACTGCGGGTTCGGCTGACAGAAAATGTTTGCAGTGCCTGTCAAACCCTATGGtcaaacctgtttttatacagtctaagGGTCAAACCCCTGTCCTCTGGACTGTGAAAGGGTCAAACCCCTGTCCCGTGGAGAGCAGCCCGGAGGACTGTGCTCAGGCGGCGCTGCGCAGCACGAGGAACACTCTGCTCCACGCGCACGCGCATCTGCTCCACGCGCGCGCGCACTGTTCACTTCCGTGCAGGGTTTTGCGTGAGCAGCTGAACTTGCGTTTATAAATGCCTCTGAAGAGAGCAGTGATTGTGCCTGGAAACGGCGCAGGGAACATCGAGCACTGTAACTGGTATGGATGGGCAAAGCAACGAATAAACGAGGTATGATGAGCTGATGTACAGACATCATTCAGCTGTCATAGTGACAGGCAGGATGCATTTCATCTTCCTCGACCCTGTCAAGCCTGACATGTCAAACAGTAGtcagaaaatcattttaataatcatacGCCCAAACGGAGGAAACCTGTGCTATTTGGTGCATTTGCTGGCATTTATAAGATGAGGATCCGGATAGCTTGTGATGTAAAGCATTGAGATCTTAGTCAcagcaaaacatataatgcactGCAAcacaatgatgattgagagatgaataaataatgatgttaaaACTATCAAACATAATACATGCTTTTTCTAAGAAGTGATGCATAGTTAATCAACAAAATCTTTTGCTTCATTCCAGTGAGTGTTTATGACAAAAAAGTTATTcttacatttactttataaaaatctgtTATGTTTCACAGCAAAAACACACAGGAACCATGATCTGGAGGTGGTGTATCAGCAAAATTGTGATCATGTTGATAATTCAGAGGCTTCAGACATTTGCATATTGCATATGATATAGCAGCCTTCATATGGTTACAGTGGTGGAGTATTATGTGATtattttttcaatcatttttgcAGATTCCAGATGTATCTTGTACGCTGAAGAACATGCCGGATCCAGGTAGTACAAACTCACATAAGTATATTACATGAGATCTGAATGGTATATGTCTGGTATAACACATGTGAATCGACAGTGACTGCCAGAGAGAGCATCTGGCTGCCGTTCATGGAGAAGCAGCTGAAATGTGATGAAGAAACGCTCATCATCGGACACAGTTCAGGAGCCGCTGCAGCCATGAGGTACTGACCGCACATTTGAGGAGCTTTGGATTGTGTTAATCTATGTATTCATATATGTGCAGTGCTTATTCGGGTTACTCCCCTTTCTGTTGATATGGATGGGATTCATTAAACTTGAATGATCAATCCCTGCCAGCAGTTTTATAAAGAAGTTTGAAAGCACCAAACAACGGTTTCCTAGTCTgactaaatgcatgttttttgtgATGATGAACATCTCTAAACTGTTTGTTTCAAACTGATGGCTTGCTCTCAGGTACGCAGAAACACACCGAGTTTTCGCGGTTATTCTGGTAGGTGCGTACACATCAGACCTGGGAGATGAGAATGAACGAGAGAGCGGTGAGTGTGAGTAATCACACATAACATCAGTGATCATCAGTGTGACTGGGTACTGACGTGCCTTCCCTCATTACACTCAGGATATTTCAGCAGGCCATGGGAATGGGAAAAGATGAGAACAAACGTGCAGTACCTAATTCAGTTCGGATCTACAGATGACCCCTTCCTGCCCTGGGAAGAGCAACAGGAAGTGGCTGATGGACTAAAGACAGATCTACATAAATACTCAGACCGCGGACATTTCCAGAACACAGTCTTTCCAGAGCTCATCAATGTAATAAAAAACCTCAAAACCAACAGCTAAAAACAAGAGCTCACCCTTCATGCTGTGTAGGGGCCGAATGAATCATGTATCTTCAAGAAGGGATggattttcctttattttcaataaaagtatCTCATGTAAATCTTCAAATACTCAAGTTTTCTTTACAGTAGTATTTAGAAATCCACACAAAGAGAGACAAAACAAACCTAgtaattaatacaaaattaaagaTGTACAGGTAATGGCACTTACAGCAGTCAGCAAACACAAACACTGACCTCAGTTATAGTTATCACAACTATAATCAAGTCCACATGTGAGGGGTTTTTTGCTCTTCTGTAAAGATAATATCCTATATGTATACAGGGAAGGTTCAGATGCAAATCCTGGTTCTAACAGATATAACACCAAATTATGGGTCAACATGAGCAATTCAGATGATTGAAAATTACCCATTCTATTGTATATTTGCCTGAGGATCTGTATATCTAACTCATTCAATTAAtaacactcattcattcattcttttaatAGTGCACTGAAAATGAAGCTTACATTTGTACTCAATCCAGTAACAGTGACTTCTTGTGAACGAATATAAAGTCTAACACAGTGAAAGCTATCCTTTATTACATCGTGTCTTACCTGAAACACATTCAAggaagtttagcagaatgttcacgctGTTCTTTACAGAAACAGTTCCATTCTGTCAGATTTCGGAGCAACAAAAGAGTGTAAATGACCATTTTATATTTTAGGTggaaaaactatttcaaaaaaATGCTGATTGTGTCTCTGAGCTGCACTCGGCTGAGGACACAGGCGGCCCGTCCCGTGTCTGTGCAGAGCCGTACGCTCGGTCACAGCAAACAACCGGACAACTTTTGTGCTGGACAGCAGGAATCACACACctgtagatgaaaaaaaaacacatctgataCTATAGGAACAGATTTTAAGTAGCTTTTCTGAAAACAAGAAATTAAAGTTCATAATATGTATGCGTTATAGTTGTGCTTAGCTAGACGAGATTATAGTTACATTTAGTaatgacaaataaaaaagcagttgAGATgtgttatatagtatatattagcCTACATCATTATATGTAGAGCTGTGTGAtaatattgttacattatgtggtgaaataaaataaaaaaatcagacaGTTGCTAGGCAGATGCTAAGTAgtaatgcttatatatatattattctgatttctgaagatcatgtgacactgaagactggaggaatgatgctgaaaatacagctttgaaatcacaggaataaataatattacagaaatacattcacatagaaagcagttattttaaattataaaaacagttcacaatattactacttTTGCTGTattctggattaaaaaaaaactaaacataaaaacatcttactgtt from Carassius gibelio isolate Cgi1373 ecotype wild population from Czech Republic chromosome A22, carGib1.2-hapl.c, whole genome shotgun sequence encodes the following:
- the rbbp9 gene encoding serine hydrolase RBBP9, which encodes MPLKRAVIVPGNGAGNIEHCNWYGWAKQRINEIPDVSCTLKNMPDPVTARESIWLPFMEKQLKCDEETLIIGHSSGAAAAMRYAETHRVFAVILVGAYTSDLGDENERESGYFSRPWEWEKMRTNVQYLIQFGSTDDPFLPWEEQQEVADGLKTDLHKYSDRGHFQNTVFPELINVIKNLKTNS